The Helianthus annuus cultivar XRQ/B chromosome 11, HanXRQr2.0-SUNRISE, whole genome shotgun sequence region catgcactaatcggtctttgtcccgattgttgagtgttatgtgccttatgtccaaggcttgatgcaaaagtACTATCGAgctgggggtctcactggaagcagcttctctattcctatggggtagagggaaggctgtctacatcttaccctcctcagaccctacctttgctttgatATTGGTGGAATTTActgtgtatgatgatgatgatgatgatgatgagtgcaTGAGGTGTGTGTCAAGAAAATAATCATTGGATAGCCGAGTTTCTAGAGTGTTTAAGAAACCTTTTGAGAAGTGATTTTCCAACTGGTACTttatttgaatataaagttttctAAATTCGTTTGCTAAATAATATTGTAAGTAATCACGTTTTCCAATTGATACTTTATTAGAATGTAAAACTAGTGGACTTCCCCCCACGCGTTGCGGTGGGAAGTCGGTTGGTATCCTTGGTTCgattagataaagcatttatattGTGATCAACATTTAGCGACCGAAAGATAAACCCCAAAAATCAAAGTCATGATGTGCCCATTAGAAAATCGACAGATGTTTTACATCGATTaaaaaatcaactataacactcaaaattTCCAAAGGAAATGgcgtgtgttgataagcaacatatgtacaaagaaataaatctTTGAAATTGGAGAATAaaatgttattcaccttacaaccacttaaATCTTAAGAGAGAATAGTTCTAAGGTCCATTGTCCAAATACAAGTACAAAATTCCAaagttaaggttcttcaagggagaATATCATTGcatgtcattagactaggcataatcAACGAGACTACTCATGATTcaaaagaacagttggataaattaattaggtAGTCAcctactaatgatatttaagtttGCTAATCTTAATATTTCAATTAACACATGATAAGTTAAATCTAGTTCTAAATGTCCCCTTACCAGAACTCAATAAATAACTAACATGAAAGTTAGTGACGAATTAAATTTAAGGccataagaaccataataagcagtcttctaacaacgcttctcgataccttacatattctgaagattaatcagaatatagtatccaTACTTAAGCTATGACATGAAGGTTGTGAGATTTGCATAaccaacataaagtcacacttaccttaaactctcatattatttgtTCTCAATATCTAGATAGAAACATTaataagatgaaactagatgataccttacactttcacaacttttgttatatgagaatttgacaaaaggaaaatgagacctataaatttcatccattgtAACCGAAATTCATGAaaaatcatgacatggttaatgagtaTGATTTTTCATCTAATCCCATTCTAAGTGGTTTTAAATCATGATGTTAAAAGCCCTAAAATATTACTTGGCataaggaataagtatgggtccaccataagcatggttgcaaaagtcgctaggcgctccctagtcggtcgaccggggagttgagagtacccgacataggcggagagtactcagggagtactcggacatgttaaattataaagaaattagctttcggaaattaaatataagtctaataacataaatttactaatatttataacaaaatacgtaaaaatgatattcattatttaatatgatagtcatataaattatgttttattattttttaagtcaaactcggcccaaattgacctactagatctgattttggtcgaggttgaccgcgtttgatcgattccgagtaattaggcgaaGTTAGAGAAAGTCGcatcggcagcctaccttgtagcgactacacggggagtactcggccttggaaaccttgttttacaaccatgaccATAAGttattcattgacattcgtggaacttattccaaatggaatattcagacataattcatttatcaattaaagactatcaacttgtatctaaatttgcCTCACATGGCCCATGGTCTTAAAATaagtttgtttatatatatacttgatatgatttctattaaatatgtccctaagcTTCCTATGACATCTGGATACTAAGGAAATCAAATATATTCTAACATATATATGATAGATTTCCACGTCACGTACCTCTTTGAAATTTCTCTTGTAGCATTTCTAGAAATATCAAAGATCAGTGGGAgaattaagtgtcttaataataacttacAATAGTTGCAAGAGATGGGGGGGGTGAAAACTTCATATTACTTCAATTTACACATCTTGTACCAGACATTGTTTCATCAAAACTTGTCACCTTAAAATATAATGCTAcacttacaaaagtttcattatTGCTTAATCGTGGACACACTTAGATGTTTTACCTAAACTAACTTAATCCAGCCATGATTGTTTGCGGTTCGGAGCGGTTTTTTTCACCCTCTTCCAAATTCCACTCCCACGTTCTACTCCGATTCTCCCTTTATATTCCACTTTGCATTCTCTATTGAAATTGGAACTCCTGTAACTCCCTGTAATTTGGCTTCCCTTAGTTTCATCTCACTCATAAAACTCCCCGGCCTTCCGAATTCACTTATTGATTTTCCCTCTCCGCTCATAATTTGTTGTTGTGGTTCAAGCCACCTCTAATAAATCCACAATCACCCTCAGCACAATCGGTATAAGACGCGGTTTAAGTATAAAACAAGGTTACTTAGAATATTCTTGACTATTTTAATCATATAAGACACATATATTAACATACTGATGCttcgtttttttttaaatatcgtATGAAAAAGTTGTGTACATTTTAAATTGACTGTAGAATTGACATGTGTCTTGCATATAGGGAGAGAAACTCAATAAATATAGGATTACCTTTTATGTCCTTCCACTAGTTTCTTTTCTATAGAACTAATCTTAACCTTTAAATTTAAGATCGATGGAATAAAATCATTCTTATCATTTTTAGTTATTTTACCTTTTGTATTTAATCCTAATCCATAAGGATATAGCTAATTATGATAATCCATAAGCGTATAGCTAATTATGTTGTATTTAGTGATTGTTTCACGGTTGTAGACTTAGGATGGTCGTTTGGCACAAATACACAATCGGTGGTGTTTAATATTATCGATATGGTGCATGAGGTGTGTGTCAAGAAAATAATCATTAGGTAGCCGAGTTTCTAGAGTGTTTAACAAACCTTTTGAAAAGTGATTTTCCAACTgatactttattttaatataaagttttcTAAATTCGTTTGCTAAATAATATTGTAAGCAATCACGTTTTCCAATTGATACTTTACTTTAATGTAAAACTAGTGGACTTCCCCCCACGCGTTGCAGTAGGAAGTCGGTTGGTATCATCAGTTGgattagataaagcatttatatcATGAACAACACTTAGCGACCGAATCATCGGTTCgattagataaagcatttatgtCATGATCAGCATTTAGCGACCGAAAGATAAACCACAAAAAAATAAAGTCATGATGTGCTCGTTAGAAAATTGACACATGttttaaatcaataaaaaaatataagaatGAATATGGATTAAGGTATGAAAAGTACAAACATCGGGACCGATGTTCGGTTAAAATTGACATGGTACCAATGTTGATCGGATGATATCAATTTTTTTCATCATCGACACTCGCTTATAGCTTATGATATGAAAGGTACTCTACACCGCTACCGAGGTGTTTGGACAATATCGATTTGGTTTTTCATggtaaagaacaaaaaaaaatataattgacTCGTTCAGTTTTGAACAAAGCTTTATTGAAAAGCAGATAAAATAAACATGTTGCAACGCATATTCAAAGTTTTGTAAGGCATTATTCTTTATTATAAGGATAAAAAAAAGGGTAAACAACGTTAATTTGTAAAACATCGTATCATATCTTAAAAGttattaaaaaacaaaatatattgaAAATTAATCATTATAATATTAAGATATTATGACTAAtaaaattaatataataataatataattataattaataaaaatattaattacctaATTAAGTAATGAGAGTGTATATAATCTTTTGGAGTTCTTTACGGTTGAAAACCAAAATCACGTTATCGATTAGATATCTGTCACCTATTTTCTATGGAATAAACTATTGCTTTCTTTAGTGATGGTAATAACAAAAAATCGAAATTTTTGTTACTGTTCATGAAGAGAGTgaattaatataatataatataatataatataatataatataatataatataatataatataatataatataatataatataatataatataatataatataatataatataatataatataatataatataatataatataatataatataatataataatagttTGCTAAATAATTTTATATGTAATCACGTTTTCCAGTTCAGGGCCGTCTctgaaaatcacaaaaaaaaaaatttggccctgttcgagataaaaaaaatttgggccctattcgcaaatcttcatataatataaactcatcaatcattcaatcaaatatataagagtaaattaaaaaaaacgtCCTTTATGAATGTGTCTCGGTAAAAATGTATTAATCAACTTCAACTCCGTATACAAGCTCTTATCTTTGTTTAGACTAGTCACTTGGGCTTGTTAATTGGGccattttttaaaacttttaaatcgacccttatttaaaaaaaattatgggtCTTTTAGCAAGCCCTTATCTATACAAACAtccagatttttttttaaaatatacatatatatatataatttttaaaaaattttcgGGCCCTATATTGATTTGGGCCCTGATCACAGGCACCTCCTGCACCCCCTCATAGACGGCCCTGTTCCAGTTGATACTTTATTTTAATCTAAAAGATGggtttttataataaaatgatGTATTCCGTTTAGTAAAAGAAGAGTATTATAAGATTATTGGGCTTTTTCGGTCAGATTTTTTAGAGATTGTCAATttgtatatataatataataacatTTTATATATACCAGTTATCTCACTTGAAAAGAAAAGGTCTAATTTAATTAATTCAAGTGTTTTACattttctatttggtgattcgTGTTTATGTTTATCGTATTTAAAGAACAAACTATCTATTAGTTATTACATCAATCTAACTCCTTCCGTTTGTAAGGGAACAACTTTGCAAGTTGTTTGGATATTTTTTTATCAATCCATATTTGATGTATTTTAATTAAACATTATTTATGACATAATTTCTTTACGATGGTGATATACgaaataataaaataaactaaaaaactaTTTTATTAGCagaatctttgagaaattctgaTATTTTTTCTTAGGTAATAAGAAATCCGTgagaattaattaaaaatataataGATAAGTATCAAGAGTCCCTAAAAGACAATGTGGTGGTAACATTTCTCCCCTCTGTCCATGAGGTGAAGGGTTTTAATCTTGCAATGTGTAAATATAGAAGTATTTAGGAGTAGTTTAGTTTGCCTATAGAAAAAGATTAAGGATCAAGATTGTATTAGCCCTACTTAGAGCAAGAAAAAGAAGGCCTATTTAAAGCAACACAAAGAAGGGTAACAAAAGGTAAAGAATAATAAGCATGGccttggtaaacatactacatatGAATCCTGGAGATGGGGAATTAAGCTATTCCAATAACTCCTTGCTTCAGGTTTGAGTAACACCACAACGTTTGCATACATTTAACAATGGTTCTCATCTTCTTTGTTCTTATTTTCTCTTTAGGAAACCGCGATACGGAATGCTGTACCAATTTTAAAGCATTCAATCAAGGGTATAGCTAGTTATGGTGTCTTCAAAGATTGTATCACCGTTGCAGATTTAGGATGCTCATCTGGCACAAATACGTTGTTGGTTGTGTCTAATATCATTGATATAGTGCATGAGGTGTGCCAAGAAAATAACCGTGGAGTACCTCAATTTCAAGTTTGTTTAAATGACCTCTTTGGTAATGATTTTAATACTATTTTCAAATCATTACCTGACTTTTATGCAAATCTTAAGAAGAACAAAGGAGAAGCTTTTGGCCCTTGTTTCGTTTCGGCTGTTCCAGGTTCCTTCTACAGCAGACTATTCCCAAACAAAAGTTTGCACCTTGTCCACTGCGCTACTAGTAATCATTGGCTTTCTCAGGTACATATAATATTAATATTCAACTAGATCTTTAGTTCTCTTACGATATATAATTATACCTTAAAGTGCTTGCACTAAAATATTGAGATATAAATTATAGTCCATATAACATGTTATAGATGCCTCAAGGAGTAGAAAATAATGGATCAAATATATACATGGCGAAAACTAGTCCTCCAAATGTATACCAAGCATATGGAAAACAATTTCACACTGATTTCACAAAATTTTTACGAATGCGGTCTGAGGAAGTAGTACATGGTGGAAGCATGGTTTTAACAATTCTTAGTCGAAGTTTAGTTGATCCAGCTTCTGATGATAGTTGTGCATCCATTGACCTACTCAGGCAATCACTTATCGACATGGTCAAAGAGGTATATATATGTGGTTCTTTTGTATCCGATTTCGAACTCAAATTATAGAAGATTATTTTGGTCAAAAGTTCTAGTTAATCTGCTTTGCTTACATGACTAACGAATTAAGCTTAACTGACAAGACAGGGATTGGTTAAAGGAGAAGATATTAACTCATTCAATATCCCATTGTATTTTCCATGTGAGGATGAAGTTAGGAACATTATTGAATCTGAGGGATCATTTTCCATTGAAAACTTGAATGTTTTTAAAGTCAATTGGGACCCACATGACACGGATTACACAAACATGAATGATTCTAATGAGCTCAGCCAAGTCCATGGGAAAAACACATCAAAAGTGCTTAGAGTGGCTCTTGAACCATTGTTGGTTTCACATTTCGGAAATTCCATCATTCATGTGTTATTTAAGAAGTATGAGAAACATGTGGCCGACCATCTCTCAAAGAAGAAAACAAGACACTTTTTCTTAACCATTTCATTGACCAAAAAATGAATGGTTCATGTGTTCAAAATAAACTTTAGTGGTTTTTTGTAATGATACTAGTGGGAAGGCCCGCGCGTTGCCGCGGGTATTTATGATTTTTTGCCGTACGTTGCCCAACGAGTTCACAtagtttattttttaaatcattttcttttttttacacaaagataaagtaaaataaataaggggctagtggtttgggtcatgagcacacccttagggtagtggttttggatagTGGATTAGAGATGAGTTACGTGGCACTAATGTAGAGGGTAATGAGGGTCATTAGTCATTACCACACCTTATAGCCTAATAGtgtatatgtttttttattaCATAACTATACACATTTCTTAAATTTACATTTAATATTTCGAGTAAATGACATATTCATTTACCCTATTTCTTTTTCCAGCTAACAGGCCAAATGCCCTAAATCCATAtacacaaaaagaaaaaaaaaacatttgggCAAACATGGGCTAAAATCTTAACTTAATTCAATCACTTTTATTCTTCAACACCTCATGAGCATGCTCTTCTAGTTTATAGGCATGTTTGACCCGAATCACAACTTCACCGAATAGCAAGCGGTCCGGAGTGACTGCACAGAAGCCACTTTGTATACTAAAAAAAATACATGAACCCATCAGATATCTTTTATAACAAAATCATAGAAAATAAAATTAATTCAACCCAAATAACAAAAAGTTATACTTGGAAAAATGGCAATTGGTTTTCTCCCGCTCCGGATGAGTTCAAATTTAACATGATCTCCTTTCTTTAAGCCATTTGCAATACAGAATTCGTTCAATCCTGTATGAATGTAGTAGAATCTGCCCAAATGGTTGCTTATGTTATAGTCCACGCGCCTTCATTTTTCATATCTTTTAGGATCAATTCTCCATTAGTTAATCCATTTTGTAAAGCTAATTCCTTCGGAATATACTACATAAAAAGATAGCGGTTATTTCCACAAGAAGTTCAACAACAAAATGATATCAAAAAAATATTACCAAGCGAACTTGTGAGTTAGAAGATCCCCGCAAAGTGCGAACAAAGTTAGGAGTTTTCACCTTTCTAGACTCATTGGTGCCAAGATCTAATGCATACAATACACAAAACTTGATTAATATGGTATATTTCTCAACAAAGACCagaaaacataaaaagttttatgATGATAACTGATAAGATATACTATAAAATATTGCAAATACAAAATCTCATTCAACAGTAATAATCATTATTTAAGAAATCTACACTTCCTAGATCTCTTTTGTTTGTTTTCAAACTAAGCACAATGGGTTTTGATAAAAATACATGACATATAAAGTTCCATTTTGGGTCATTTTTTAAGAGTATTGTAATCATAATATTCATTCAAGAGATCTGCACTTCCTTGCAAGCAAAGTCGCGAGGTGAACAAAAAAACATACCTTGTTGGTTGGAAATATGAACACCTATGGTAGTGGAGGCCGTGAGGTGATCTTGATGCAGAGTTCTGACCATCGCAACGACAATAACAGCAAAGCATCAAACTGACGACCTCAATTTTAGGTTTGGCATCTGGTCTGAAATGGGGTTTTTTCAGATTAAGGTGTTTTTTTGGGAAAACTGAACTCATACACAACGCTTGCAAGCATCAATTTGTAAAAACAATTCAATAGGGATTTTTATTACCTGAGTATGCGTCCACTGGTCAAGCACCGGAGCCGCCGTCTAATCTTGAATCGTGACATCGATGATGATTGATGACGATCGATACACACCGTCGTCATTAGCCGCCACCAGATCTTATTCCTCCATGCAGGCGCTCTCTCTTTACTCTTCCGGTTTCTTAG contains the following coding sequences:
- the LOC110889844 gene encoding benzoate carboxyl methyltransferase, yielding MALVNILHMNPGDGELSYSNNSLLQETAIRNAVPILKHSIKGIASYGVFKDCITVADLGCSSGTNTLLVVSNIIDIVHEVCQENNRGVPQFQVCLNDLFGNDFNTIFKSLPDFYANLKKNKGEAFGPCFVSAVPGSFYSRLFPNKSLHLVHCATSNHWLSQMPQGVENNGSNIYMAKTSPPNVYQAYGKQFHTDFTKFLRMRSEEVVHGGSMVLTILSRSLVDPASDDSCASIDLLRQSLIDMVKEGLVKGEDINSFNIPLYFPCEDEVRNIIESEGSFSIENLNVFKVNWDPHDTDYTNMNDSNELSQVHGKNTSKVLRVALEPLLVSHFGNSIIHVLFKKYEKHVADHLSKKKTRHFFLTISLTKK